In one Bradyrhizobium sp. 4 genomic region, the following are encoded:
- a CDS encoding MATE family efflux transporter → MNEPDTEFALESERSLMPQKKQHIDLSDPNLSSLILRLAIPSVVGLSIHALQQVVNAIFVGALGAQATAAVSMTLPIMVLLAAAAQGIGVGTASFISRHLGAREYLEASRGASTALALTAPIGIIVTVALLPSLPAIFAILGATPTIMPVALDYAGTLLFGNTLMLLNIVSGFIVRAEGDTRFSMWAMLTSFLLNAVLDPVFIFLFDLGVRGAALATLVSQIAAIGLYIAYFAKLGGTVLVRISHISLRADRIRQLALVGAPATMTSILSALAVMLLYGAAAPFGDDSIAAVGIAVRILMVGALPITGFCIGAQAILGFSWGARDYVRILKAAKFMLFVTVAFSIAYSAAVVVFARPLVSLFSDNENVTEIAVSSCIVFHLFFGLFGVQSFVTAMLQAFGRARLSAIVALARQGYLFIPAVLLFPVVAGFDGLLASQAIAELGAGMIALFVMFHQFGELRRALRHRGSRAIGIAG, encoded by the coding sequence ATGAATGAGCCGGATACGGAATTCGCGCTCGAGAGCGAGCGAAGTTTGATGCCACAGAAGAAACAGCACATCGATCTATCGGACCCGAATCTCTCGAGCCTTATCCTGCGGCTCGCCATTCCATCTGTTGTTGGTTTGTCGATCCATGCTTTACAGCAGGTCGTCAATGCGATCTTTGTTGGCGCACTTGGCGCGCAGGCGACCGCAGCTGTGAGCATGACCTTGCCGATCATGGTCCTGCTCGCGGCAGCCGCACAGGGAATCGGTGTTGGAACGGCGTCCTTCATATCTCGTCATCTGGGCGCTCGTGAGTACCTAGAGGCGAGTCGAGGCGCAAGCACAGCTCTCGCGCTCACCGCTCCGATTGGCATCATAGTTACCGTCGCTCTGCTTCCAAGTCTGCCAGCGATATTCGCAATCCTCGGAGCGACTCCAACCATCATGCCCGTGGCGCTCGACTACGCGGGAACGCTTTTGTTCGGGAACACCCTGATGCTTCTAAACATCGTTAGCGGGTTCATTGTCAGAGCCGAAGGCGATACGCGATTCAGCATGTGGGCGATGCTTACCTCGTTTCTACTGAACGCTGTGCTTGACCCTGTCTTCATATTCTTGTTTGACCTTGGCGTGCGTGGCGCAGCCCTCGCAACGCTGGTATCGCAGATCGCCGCTATTGGACTGTATATTGCGTATTTTGCGAAGCTTGGCGGGACAGTTCTCGTCAGGATATCTCACATATCATTGCGAGCAGATCGCATCAGACAGCTCGCGTTGGTGGGCGCGCCAGCGACAATGACGAGTATCTTATCGGCTCTTGCGGTTATGCTCTTGTACGGAGCTGCCGCACCGTTCGGCGATGATTCCATCGCTGCAGTTGGAATAGCTGTGCGAATCTTGATGGTCGGCGCACTGCCTATCACCGGGTTCTGCATAGGCGCTCAAGCTATCCTGGGTTTCAGTTGGGGCGCACGCGACTATGTTCGTATTCTGAAGGCTGCGAAGTTCATGCTCTTCGTGACGGTCGCATTCTCCATCGCGTATTCTGCGGCCGTTGTTGTTTTTGCAAGGCCTTTGGTGAGTCTATTTAGCGATAACGAGAATGTCACGGAAATAGCCGTCTCGTCCTGCATCGTGTTCCATCTCTTCTTTGGACTGTTTGGGGTTCAGAGTTTCGTGACGGCAATGCTTCAGGCGTTTGGGAGAGCACGCCTCAGTGCAATTGTGGCCCTGGCGAGGCAGGGCTATCTCTTCATACCGGCCGTACTGTTATTCCCGGTGGTTGCGGGTTTCGATGGGCTGTTAGCCAGTCAAGCAATCGCTGAGCTGGGCGCCGGAATGATCGCTCTGTTCGTCATGTTCCATCAGTTCGGTGAGCTCAGACGAGCGCTCCGGCACCGTGGCTCAAGAGCGATCGGGATAGCGGGTTGA
- a CDS encoding outer membrane beta-barrel protein, translated as MRSGVFLSGATTIALIATGAANAADLEPEVKLPPAVWSWSGGYIGGHVGGGYGRTSFGNPYGPSIYGGVVDTPVFLAGGQIGYNWQKNGWVFGVELDASGAVSDGTNTCLAASGFVVSANCTAGPNLFTTGTGRVGYVLDALGHTLAYLKGGVAWQYNQGNVLNNYEFNDLGLQKKTHFDYGQVGGVIGLGVEQALTPAWSVNVEYVYLHFGGLSVATPTTVQLPPFAILPANTTSLSSSYHIGKIGLNYHFGADPWAAQWADAPLYAKAPAGAPPIAYTAGWSFEGGSRLWLSRGRFQWDASAVPHGIPTGDPNILVSRLTYHGLDGLSGELFGRLDSPWGVFLKSNVGIGRFDKGKMNDEDWSLPRGVSYSNTISGQANGRFTYYTVDAGYDFLRGANYKLGGFIGWAYYAQNSDTMGCMQIANPMTPCPASADQIIGSQDTQWNAPRVGLSAETMLTERWRLSTDVAYLPWTDFAGRDHHLLRPRTTFIDHRGNGGGGVQVEGVLSYFITDNLSLGVGGRYWAMWTQKDSEAICTGCYPGTTAAQFSKFSIERWGTFFQASYKVN; from the coding sequence GTGCGATCTGGAGTTTTTCTTTCGGGAGCCACAACAATTGCGCTCATCGCAACCGGTGCAGCCAATGCGGCGGACCTTGAGCCAGAAGTGAAACTGCCACCAGCGGTGTGGAGCTGGTCCGGAGGCTATATTGGCGGGCACGTCGGCGGTGGGTACGGCCGAACCTCCTTCGGTAATCCCTACGGTCCGTCAATCTATGGCGGCGTCGTCGATACCCCAGTGTTCCTCGCAGGAGGCCAGATCGGCTACAATTGGCAGAAGAACGGCTGGGTCTTTGGCGTCGAACTAGATGCCAGCGGCGCTGTCTCCGATGGCACAAATACTTGTCTGGCCGCCTCCGGCTTTGTTGTGAGCGCAAACTGCACGGCTGGTCCAAACCTCTTTACCACCGGGACCGGTCGCGTCGGTTACGTGTTGGACGCTCTCGGCCATACGCTGGCCTATCTCAAGGGAGGCGTGGCTTGGCAATACAATCAGGGCAACGTCCTCAATAACTACGAATTCAATGACCTCGGGCTGCAGAAGAAAACTCATTTCGACTATGGTCAGGTCGGTGGCGTCATCGGGCTGGGCGTCGAACAAGCGCTTACGCCTGCATGGTCGGTCAACGTAGAGTATGTCTATCTGCATTTCGGTGGGCTAAGCGTCGCAACGCCTACGACGGTGCAGCTTCCGCCGTTCGCAATTCTTCCGGCGAACACAACGAGCCTGTCCAGCAGCTATCACATCGGAAAGATCGGGTTGAACTACCATTTTGGCGCCGATCCATGGGCGGCGCAATGGGCCGATGCGCCGCTGTATGCGAAAGCACCTGCCGGCGCGCCGCCGATTGCTTACACGGCCGGTTGGTCGTTCGAAGGCGGATCGCGGCTCTGGCTCAGCCGGGGACGATTCCAATGGGACGCCAGCGCTGTTCCCCATGGGATCCCTACTGGAGATCCTAACATTCTTGTATCAAGGCTCACCTACCACGGCCTCGACGGACTTTCCGGCGAATTATTTGGCCGTCTTGACAGCCCGTGGGGAGTGTTCCTGAAGAGCAACGTCGGCATCGGGCGCTTCGATAAAGGAAAGATGAACGATGAAGATTGGAGCCTCCCTCGCGGGGTCTCTTATAGCAACACGATATCGGGCCAGGCAAACGGAAGGTTCACCTATTATACGGTCGACGCGGGTTACGATTTTTTGCGCGGCGCCAACTACAAGCTCGGCGGATTTATCGGCTGGGCCTATTACGCCCAGAACTCCGATACGATGGGATGCATGCAGATTGCCAACCCCATGACACCATGCCCGGCGTCGGCTGATCAAATCATTGGCAGCCAGGATACGCAGTGGAATGCACCTCGCGTCGGCCTGAGCGCCGAAACCATGCTTACCGAGCGTTGGCGTTTAAGCACGGATGTCGCTTACCTGCCTTGGACCGATTTCGCTGGTCGCGACCACCATTTGTTGCGCCCGAGGACTACCTTTATTGATCATCGCGGGAATGGAGGCGGGGGTGTACAGGTCGAAGGCGTGTTGTCCTACTTCATCACCGATAATCTCAGCCTCGGCGTCGGCGGGCGCTATTGGGCAATGTGGACCCAAAAGGACAGCGAAGCGATATGCACAGGCTGTTATCCGGGAACCACTGCGGCTCAGTTTTCGAAGTTCAGCATAGAGCGCTGGGGTACGTTCTTTCAGGCCTCTTACAAGGTCAATTGA
- a CDS encoding IclR family transcriptional regulator, producing the protein MVRTGVDAVTRALAILKAFDPERAAMTLTQIADATDLYKSTVLRLAASLEAGGFLVRGTNRLFRPGPELWRLGALYQRGLDLGDLIRPSLHRLVEATGETASFYIAEGDERICLYRVNSPRSVRHHLEEGHRLPIDRGAAGRVLTAYRDSASTDGKKVRDRGFYVSIGERDPEVAAAAVPVIDVHGQLRGALSVSAIRRRFDADARKAAILVLKSEAKALIGLLPASER; encoded by the coding sequence ATGGTAAGAACAGGCGTTGATGCGGTCACGCGGGCACTGGCAATCCTTAAGGCGTTCGACCCGGAGCGCGCCGCGATGACGCTGACGCAGATTGCGGATGCGACTGATCTCTACAAGAGCACAGTCCTTCGCCTTGCCGCATCTCTGGAGGCGGGTGGGTTCCTGGTGCGGGGTACGAACCGGCTATTTCGACCCGGACCGGAGCTATGGCGCCTTGGGGCGCTCTATCAGCGCGGGCTCGACCTTGGTGACCTGATCAGACCCTCGCTCCATCGTCTGGTCGAGGCTACCGGAGAGACCGCATCCTTCTACATCGCGGAGGGCGACGAGCGCATCTGCCTTTATCGCGTCAATTCTCCGCGTTCGGTCCGGCATCACCTCGAAGAGGGTCACCGATTGCCGATTGACCGCGGCGCTGCCGGCCGTGTTCTTACCGCCTACCGCGATTCTGCATCAACCGATGGAAAGAAGGTCAGAGATCGTGGCTTCTACGTCTCGATCGGCGAGCGGGATCCTGAGGTCGCGGCTGCAGCTGTGCCTGTGATCGACGTTCATGGCCAATTGCGCGGCGCTCTCTCGGTGTCCGCCATTCGGAGGCGCTTTGATGCAGATGCTCGGAAGGCTGCGATTCTAGTTCTGAAGTCCGAGGCTAAAGCGCTGATCGGTCTGCTGCCCGCAAGCGAGCGCTGA
- a CDS encoding ABC transporter ATP-binding protein, whose protein sequence is MGRPGLAVDLHDVMIRFGDFTAVKSMNLQVAETEFVAVVGPTGCGKSTILNTVTGLLKPAAGDVRIFGKSLTGLNGQSGYMLQQEGLLPWKTAQDNVGLGLVFQGRSVAKAREQARPWLAKVGLKGFEERYLHQLSGGQRKRVAMAQTLIMEPKIVLMDEPFSALDVHTRRLMHRILLDLWQADRRSLIFITHDLDEAITLADRVVVMSAGPASRMVADVRITLPRPRDVSALQTTDEFVALYREIWSLLGAEVEKSYVTQG, encoded by the coding sequence ATGGGGCGGCCGGGACTTGCCGTGGACTTGCACGACGTCATGATTCGCTTCGGCGACTTCACGGCAGTCAAAAGCATGAACCTCCAGGTGGCCGAGACGGAATTCGTTGCAGTGGTGGGTCCGACCGGCTGCGGAAAATCGACCATTCTCAACACTGTCACCGGACTGCTGAAGCCCGCCGCCGGCGACGTTCGCATTTTCGGCAAGTCTCTTACGGGCCTGAACGGTCAGTCCGGCTACATGCTTCAACAGGAAGGGCTGCTGCCCTGGAAGACCGCCCAGGACAATGTCGGCCTCGGGCTCGTCTTTCAGGGCAGGTCGGTCGCGAAAGCGCGCGAGCAGGCACGGCCCTGGCTCGCCAAGGTTGGATTGAAGGGATTCGAGGAGCGCTATCTGCATCAATTGTCCGGCGGCCAACGCAAGCGCGTTGCGATGGCACAAACCCTGATCATGGAGCCCAAAATCGTTCTCATGGATGAGCCGTTCTCCGCGCTGGACGTTCACACACGCCGACTCATGCACCGCATCCTGCTCGACCTCTGGCAGGCGGACCGGCGCTCGCTCATCTTCATCACCCATGATCTCGATGAGGCGATCACGCTGGCGGACCGCGTCGTTGTGATGTCTGCCGGTCCCGCCAGCCGCATGGTTGCCGACGTCAGGATCACGCTCCCTCGTCCGCGCGATGTTTCTGCGCTGCAGACCACCGACGAATTCGTCGCGCTCTATCGTGAAATTTGGTCGCTGCTCGGCGCCGAAGTGGAGAAAAGCTATGTCACGCAGGGGTAG